The Coriobacteriia bacterium region CGTCCGGGGCGATCACGCTCAACGCGCATCTCGTACGGCTCCCCGAGACGTGCCTGGACTACGTGATCTTCCACGAGCTCTGTCACCTGCGCGTTCGGGGGCACAACGCTGCCTTCTACGCCGAGGTCGCACGCTACGTGCCCGCGTGGCGTGCGCGCAGGGCGGAGCTGCATCGCCACCCGTTGTGAGCCGCGCGCCGGCTTGGAGTACCCTGGAGCCGACGACCCGACACGTCACGCACAAGGAGCCCGATGGCACGCACCCTCAAGACCTTCCTGCTCGGCGATCCGCTGCACAACCGCGAGGCGATGCACCAGCGCCTGAGCAATCCAGTCGCGCTCGCGGTCTTCTCGAGTGACGCGCTCTCGTCGGTGGCCTACGCGCCGGGCGAGATCATGCTCATGCTGGCGCTTGCCGGCACGGCCGCGCTCAGCCTCACCCTGCCGATCGCGATAGCCATCGGCGTGCTGCTGATCGTGGTGGTGTTGTCCTACCGGCAGACGATCCGCGAGTATCCGGGCGGCGGCGGCTCCTACATCGTGGCCAAGGAGAACCTCGGCACTATTCCGGGACTCGTGGCGGGAGCGTCGCTCCTGGTGGACTACATCCTCACCGTGGCCGTGTCGATCTCGGCGGCGGTCGCCGCCATCACCTCGGCGCAACCGCAGCTGCTCAAGTACACCGTGCCGATGGCGATCGCCTTCGTTCTACTGCTCGCGATCGCGAACCTGCGGGGCGTGAAGGAGTCCGGCGCGATCTTCGCGGGCCCCACCTTCATCTTCATCCTGCTGATCGGCTTCATGGTGGTCGCGGGGCTCGTGCGCTTCGCGACCGGCAACGGCTTCAGCGTTCCCGTGCCTCACGAGCCGATCGAGGCGATACAGTCGCTCGGCCTGTTCCTGGTGCTCAAAGCGTTCGCTTCGGGATGCACCGCCATGACCGGCGTGGAGGCGATCGCCAACGGCGTCCAGGCCTTCAAGCTGCCCGAGGCTGAGAACGCCTCCAAGACGCTCACCTGGATGGCGGGCATCCTGCTCTTCCTGTTCATCGGCGTGGCGCTGCTCTCCACGCTCGCCGGCGTGCAGCCCTCCGAGACCGAGACGGTCATCAGCCAACTCTCGCGCGAGATGTTCGGCACGGGGTGGCTCTACTACGTGATATCCGCGAGCGTGGCGGCCATCCTCGTGCTCGCCGCCAACACCGCGTATGCGGACTTCCCGCGCCTGTCGTCGTTCGTGGCGAGCGACGACTTCCTGCCGCACCAGCTGCGGGACCGTGGCCACCGGCTCGTCTACAGCAACGGGATCATCCTGCTCACGCTTGCGGCGATCGGCCTCTTGGTAGGCTTCGGCGGCATCACCACCAAGCTCATCCCGCTCTACGCCGTGGGCGTGTTCAGCTCCTTCACGCTCTCGCAGGCCGGCATGGTGGTGCACCACCTGCGCATCCGCGAGGAGGGCTGGCAGCGCTCGATGGTGATCAACGCCGCGGGCGCGATCACTACCGGCGTCGTGACCGCTGTGATCGCGATCGCCAAGTTCACGCACGGCGCGTGGATCGTGCTCATCCTCATCCCGCTCATCGTGGCGTACTTCCTGTGGGTGCGGCAGCAGTACGATCGCGTGCGCCGCGAACTGGCGATCCGCCCCGAGGAGTTCGCCGACCTCGACTGGCAGTCGTACAACCGGATGCACAACCATGTGATCGTGCTCGTGAAGGACATCGACCGCAGGCTCATCCGTGCGTTGCGCTACGCCAAGTCTCTCGAGGCCGACAGGCTCGAGGCGGTGTACGTCGACATCACGGGGAACACGGGCGCCTTCGAGCGTCGCTGGGACAAGGCCGGTTTCGGCGTGCGGCTCACCGTGATCGAGTCGCCCTACCGGGAGATCGTCGCGCCGATCCTCGACTTCATCCGCGCGGTGCCGAGGCCCACGAACGATCACGTCGTGACCGTCGTCTTGCCCGAGTACGCGCCCGAGAACGTCGGCGATGCGATCCTGCACGACCAGACGTCCTTCATCCTGAAGCAGCAGCTCTTCGGCGAGCCGGGCGTGATCATGACCGACGTGCCGTACCACATCAATGAGCCATGCACGCCTGGCGGGGCGAGCTGCCCGCTGCCGAGGCAGGAGTAGGCGAGGCGTACTTCCGAGGGCCGCGTGGGCGTGCGGGAGTCCCGCGCTGCGTAGTCCTCGCCGGGGGCCCTCGGCGCCTCGGAGGACATGCCTCCTCGGCGCCTCCCCCGGCTGCGGAGTGACTCCGCGCAGAACTCCTGCACGACCGCGCCGAAAACGGTGTGCGTCTCACTCGATCGAAGGCACGACCGTGAGGGTGTTGAGTCCCGCGAAGGCGGTCGCCGACTGCTCCAAGTTCAGGAACGCAGTGAGCCGTTAACGGTATCACGTGGGCACGTAGTGATTCATTGTTCTCACGCAGGGTGATGACATCATGAGTCATTAACGATATCATTCTGGCGCACTACGATTCATTCTTTCGGCGACGGGGGGAGCCATGCGCGGCTCGTTTGCACCGGGTCGGCTCGAGAACACGATGATCCCGATGTCGACCGTGCGGTCCATTGGCAGGCTCTGCGAGTACAAGGGCCGCCAACAGCTCTGTGAGCGCCAATCGCCGCAACTGCTGGAAGCCCTTCGAGACATCGCTCGGGTCCAGAGCATCGAATCCTCCAGCCGCATCGAGGGCGTCGTCGCCGATGAGGGACGCGTTGCGGAACTAGTGGCAGAAGCCGCGGCCCCGAGGAATCGGTCGGAGCAGGAGATCGCGGGTTACCGCGACGCGCTCGCAACGGTTCACGCCAACGCGTCGGGCATGCGCGTCACGACCGGACTCATCCTCGAGCTCCACAGAGACCTGTACCGCTTCACGCCCAATCCTGGCGGTGCTTGGAAGGCGGCGCCCAACGACATCGTGGACGTGCTCGCTGATGGCACCCACCGTCTTCGATTCGCGCCGGTGGCGCCAGCTGTCGTCGAGGCGGCGATGACCGAGCTCGTCGACGGCTACCAGCGTGTCTCGGCGCAGGGCACCGTGGATCCGCTGATCAGTGTCCCCGCCTTCGTGTTCGACTTCCTATGCATCCATCCGTTCGCGGACGGCAACGGTAGGCTCTCGCGGATCCTGAGTCTTCTGATGCTCCATCAGACCGGGTTCGAGGTGGGCCGCTACATCAGCCTCGAGCGGATCATCGAAGACA contains the following coding sequences:
- a CDS encoding APC family permease, translated to MARTLKTFLLGDPLHNREAMHQRLSNPVALAVFSSDALSSVAYAPGEIMLMLALAGTAALSLTLPIAIAIGVLLIVVVLSYRQTIREYPGGGGSYIVAKENLGTIPGLVAGASLLVDYILTVAVSISAAVAAITSAQPQLLKYTVPMAIAFVLLLAIANLRGVKESGAIFAGPTFIFILLIGFMVVAGLVRFATGNGFSVPVPHEPIEAIQSLGLFLVLKAFASGCTAMTGVEAIANGVQAFKLPEAENASKTLTWMAGILLFLFIGVALLSTLAGVQPSETETVISQLSREMFGTGWLYYVISASVAAILVLAANTAYADFPRLSSFVASDDFLPHQLRDRGHRLVYSNGIILLTLAAIGLLVGFGGITTKLIPLYAVGVFSSFTLSQAGMVVHHLRIREEGWQRSMVINAAGAITTGVVTAVIAIAKFTHGAWIVLILIPLIVAYFLWVRQQYDRVRRELAIRPEEFADLDWQSYNRMHNHVIVLVKDIDRRLIRALRYAKSLEADRLEAVYVDITGNTGAFERRWDKAGFGVRLTVIESPYREIVAPILDFIRAVPRPTNDHVVTVVLPEYAPENVGDAILHDQTSFILKQQLFGEPGVIMTDVPYHINEPCTPGGASCPLPRQE
- a CDS encoding Fic family protein, which codes for MRGSFAPGRLENTMIPMSTVRSIGRLCEYKGRQQLCERQSPQLLEALRDIARVQSIESSSRIEGVVADEGRVAELVAEAAAPRNRSEQEIAGYRDALATVHANASGMRVTTGLILELHRDLYRFTPNPGGAWKAAPNDIVDVLADGTHRLRFAPVAPAVVEAAMTELVDGYQRVSAQGTVDPLISVPAFVFDFLCIHPFADGNGRLSRILSLLMLHQTGFEVGRYISLERIIEDTKDTYYESLEASSAGWHEGEHDLLPWLQYSHGVLLAAYLEFEERVGRVGTGRGAKRQMVIDCIRHMPETFRYADVERACPGVSRPTIVRVLGELRDKGEIRCAKGGRDATWERIS